Proteins from one Deltaproteobacteria bacterium genomic window:
- a CDS encoding molybdopterin-dependent oxidoreductase — MKEKLRVETQARANSMKPGKWINSTCKMCIHTCAIRCHVTPEGVINKIEGNPTSPSNRGKVCVKAVSGILRTYDPYRLTHPVKRTNPRKGPNEDPGWVEISWEEAMSTVAEKVKACVDKDPREFMAAISDFHKIYLWAWPACVGSANQFHVVGTYCGGGYHITAGIYNSAFAGAGDYLYCKYWMNIGTGDGFSSHLHVGGAQGYMSDLRDQGCRVVTVEPRLSTGASKSEEWVPIRPAADRQFVLGMIHSLLYDHEIYDAEYLKWYANGGYLIRDNGFFKRSATETHTPPTGRPAGSVSWFAQRNLEKHKPMIWDPVDNKAKVFDDPTIKDIALFGNYEVEGERVRPALQFIKDTYKEYTPEWAEKITTVPAATIRRLAKELGEAAQIGATITIDGEVYPYRPVSINWYRGAQGHKCSAMDNQVFIVINMLLGCYNAPGGLLGVVLGSPHMAWTDEPGLDGLLDPKPHQLHPEVPFSWPSNTVQLVELFPIGVDAGQLSYFTCKDPKAFGMEWKPKVLLTYHSNTIWSLPGNVEGWYEILRNLEFIFSIELFHNETSTFADIILPDTTYLESWALLMCEPPITEGLNCRQPVVKPAGSCRDSFDIMAELAERIGKLDIMNGVFSYITGLVNDPDLMPDVTKRYT; from the coding sequence TTGAAAGAGAAACTGAGGGTGGAGACCCAGGCTCGGGCCAATTCCATGAAGCCTGGGAAGTGGATCAACAGTACGTGCAAGATGTGCATTCACACCTGTGCGATCCGGTGCCATGTTACGCCTGAGGGGGTTATCAACAAGATCGAGGGGAACCCGACCTCACCGTCAAACCGCGGCAAGGTGTGTGTCAAGGCTGTCTCTGGTATTCTGCGTACGTATGATCCCTATCGTTTGACGCATCCCGTGAAGCGCACCAATCCGAGGAAGGGTCCGAACGAGGATCCCGGCTGGGTGGAGATTTCCTGGGAGGAGGCGATGAGTACGGTTGCCGAGAAGGTCAAGGCCTGTGTCGACAAGGATCCCCGGGAGTTCATGGCGGCGATTTCAGACTTCCACAAGATTTACCTATGGGCCTGGCCTGCCTGCGTGGGCAGTGCGAACCAGTTTCACGTTGTCGGTACTTATTGCGGCGGCGGGTACCACATTACTGCGGGTATTTACAATTCTGCATTTGCCGGTGCCGGTGACTACCTGTATTGCAAATATTGGATGAATATTGGTACGGGTGATGGCTTTTCATCGCATCTGCACGTCGGAGGGGCTCAGGGCTACATGTCCGACCTCCGGGATCAGGGTTGCAGGGTGGTCACCGTGGAACCAAGACTTTCAACGGGTGCTTCGAAATCCGAGGAGTGGGTTCCGATTCGTCCTGCTGCTGACCGTCAGTTTGTTTTGGGCATGATCCACTCGTTGCTTTACGATCACGAGATCTACGATGCGGAGTATCTGAAGTGGTACGCGAACGGCGGTTATCTGATTCGTGACAACGGTTTTTTCAAGCGTTCGGCGACAGAGACCCATACGCCTCCTACCGGCCGTCCTGCGGGGTCAGTGTCTTGGTTTGCCCAGCGGAACCTTGAGAAGCACAAGCCCATGATTTGGGATCCTGTTGACAACAAGGCCAAGGTTTTCGACGATCCGACGATCAAGGACATCGCCCTTTTCGGCAATTACGAGGTTGAGGGTGAGCGTGTCCGCCCGGCTCTTCAGTTCATCAAGGACACTTACAAGGAATACACGCCCGAATGGGCGGAGAAGATCACGACCGTTCCCGCCGCAACAATTCGTAGGCTGGCAAAGGAATTGGGTGAGGCGGCCCAGATCGGTGCGACGATTACGATCGATGGAGAAGTTTATCCCTATCGCCCCGTGTCGATTAACTGGTATCGCGGCGCCCAGGGACACAAATGCAGTGCCATGGACAACCAGGTTTTTATTGTCATAAATATGCTTCTGGGTTGCTACAATGCGCCGGGCGGCCTGCTGGGTGTTGTTCTTGGCTCTCCCCATATGGCTTGGACGGATGAGCCTGGGTTGGATGGTCTTTTGGATCCCAAGCCTCATCAATTGCATCCAGAAGTTCCCTTCTCCTGGCCGTCAAATACCGTTCAGTTGGTGGAGCTGTTTCCTATAGGTGTTGATGCCGGCCAGCTGAGCTATTTCACCTGTAAGGATCCGAAGGCGTTTGGCATGGAATGGAAGCCGAAGGTACTGCTGACTTACCATTCCAACACGATCTGGTCTCTGCCGGGAAATGTGGAAGGCTGGTACGAGATCTTGAGGAACCTCGAGTTTATTTTTTCTATTGAGCTGTTCCACAACGAGACGAGTACCTTCGCGGACATCATTCTTCCCGATACCACCTACCTTGAGTCCTGGGCTTTGCTGATGTGCGAGCCCCCGATCACGGAGGGTTTGAACTGTCGTCAGCCCGTTGTGAAGCCCGCCGGTTCCTGCCGAGACAGTTTTGACATCATGGCCGAGCTTGCGGAGCGGATCGGGAAGCTGGACATCATGAACGGCGTTTTCTCTTACATTACGGGTTTGGTGAACGATCCGGATTTGATGCCGGATGTTACGAAGCGCTACAC